A portion of the Aphelocoma coerulescens isolate FSJ_1873_10779 chromosome 1, UR_Acoe_1.0, whole genome shotgun sequence genome contains these proteins:
- the LOC138116946 gene encoding putative mitochondrial transporter UCP3 isoform X1: protein MVGLKPPEVPPPAAVKFVSAGMAGCIADLFTFPLDTAKVRLQIQGEVRIPRTISSVEYRGVLGTLSTMVRTEGARSLYSGLVAGLQRQMSFASIRIGLYDSVKQLYTPKGTENTGMVVRLLAGCTTGAVAVTCAQPTDVVKVRFQASGALSDSARRYSGTMDAYRTIAREEGFRGLWRGTLPNIARNAIINCGELVTYDLLKDALLRAQLMTGEDGMGAHGQVPSLCPQHPSPGSSPPLDNVPCHFVAAFGAGFCATVVASPVDVVKTRYMNASPGQYRNALSCLLALLMQDGPAGLYKGFVPSFLRLGSWNVVMFVSYEQLQRAMVLARPALA from the exons ATGGTGGGTCTGAAGCCCCCCGAGGTGCCCCCGCCAGCCGCCGTGAAGTTCGTCAGCGCGGGGATGGCCGGATGCATCGCTGACCTGTTCACCTTTCCCCTGGATACCGCCAAAGTGCGGCTGCAG ATCCAGGGTGAGGTGAGGATCCCCCGGACCATCAGCTCTGTGGAATACCGGGGTGTTTTGGGGAcactgagcaccatggtgaggACAGAGGGAGCCCGCAGCCTCTACAGTGGGCTGGTGGCTGGGCTGCAGCGCCAGATGAGCTTCGCCTCCATCCGCATCGGGCTGTATGACTCTGTGAAGCAGCTCTACACCCCCAAGGGCACTGAGA ACACAGGCATGGTCGTGAGACTCCTGGCTGGCTGCACCACGGGAGCTGTGGCCGTGACCTGTGCCCAGCCCACCGACGTGGTCAAGGTCCGGTTCCAGGCCAGTGGGGCGCTGTCAGACAGTGCCCGCCGGTACAGTGGCACCATGGATGCCTATCGCACCATCGCCAGGGAGGAGGGGTTCCGCGGGCTCTGGAGAG GGACGCTGCCCAACATCGCCCGCAATGCCATCATCAACTGTGGGGAGCTCGTCACCTACGACCTCCTCAAGGACGCGCTGCTGCGGGCACAGCTCATGACAGGTGAGGACGGCATGGGGGCACATGGCCAGGTGCCATCCCTGTGCCCGCAACATCCAAGCCCCGGCTCTTCCCCACCTTTAGACAACGTCCCATGCCACTTTGTGGCCGCCTTTGGCGCTGGGTTCTGCGCCACAGTGGTGGCATCACCGGTGGACGTGGTGAAGACACGGTACATGAATGCCAGCCCCGGGCAGTACCGCAACGCCCTGAgctgcctcctggccctgctcatGCAGGATGGCCCCGCCGGCCTCTACAAGGG CTTCGTCCCGTCCTTCCTGCGGCTGGGCTCCTGGAACGTGGTGATGTTTGTGTCATACGAGCAGCTGCAGCGCGCCATGGTGCTGGCGCGGCCGGCCCTGGCGTGA
- the LOC138116946 gene encoding putative mitochondrial transporter UCP3 isoform X3, with translation MVGLKPPEVPPPAAVKFVSAGMAGCIADLFTFPLDTAKVRLQIQGEVRIPRTISSVEYRGVLGTLSTMVRTEGARSLYSGLVAGLQRQMSFASIRIGLYDSVKQLYTPKGTENTGMVVRLLAGCTTGAVAVTCAQPTDVVKVRFQASGALSDSARRYSGTMDAYRTIAREEGFRGLWRGTLPNIARNAIINCGELVTYDLLKDALLRAQLMTDNVPCHFVAAFGAGFCATVVASPVDVVKTRYMNASPGQYRNALSCLLALLMQDGPAGLYKGFVPSFLRLGSWNVVMFVSYEQLQRAMVLARPALA, from the exons ATGGTGGGTCTGAAGCCCCCCGAGGTGCCCCCGCCAGCCGCCGTGAAGTTCGTCAGCGCGGGGATGGCCGGATGCATCGCTGACCTGTTCACCTTTCCCCTGGATACCGCCAAAGTGCGGCTGCAG ATCCAGGGTGAGGTGAGGATCCCCCGGACCATCAGCTCTGTGGAATACCGGGGTGTTTTGGGGAcactgagcaccatggtgaggACAGAGGGAGCCCGCAGCCTCTACAGTGGGCTGGTGGCTGGGCTGCAGCGCCAGATGAGCTTCGCCTCCATCCGCATCGGGCTGTATGACTCTGTGAAGCAGCTCTACACCCCCAAGGGCACTGAGA ACACAGGCATGGTCGTGAGACTCCTGGCTGGCTGCACCACGGGAGCTGTGGCCGTGACCTGTGCCCAGCCCACCGACGTGGTCAAGGTCCGGTTCCAGGCCAGTGGGGCGCTGTCAGACAGTGCCCGCCGGTACAGTGGCACCATGGATGCCTATCGCACCATCGCCAGGGAGGAGGGGTTCCGCGGGCTCTGGAGAG GGACGCTGCCCAACATCGCCCGCAATGCCATCATCAACTGTGGGGAGCTCGTCACCTACGACCTCCTCAAGGACGCGCTGCTGCGGGCACAGCTCATGACAG ACAACGTCCCATGCCACTTTGTGGCCGCCTTTGGCGCTGGGTTCTGCGCCACAGTGGTGGCATCACCGGTGGACGTGGTGAAGACACGGTACATGAATGCCAGCCCCGGGCAGTACCGCAACGCCCTGAgctgcctcctggccctgctcatGCAGGATGGCCCCGCCGGCCTCTACAAGGG CTTCGTCCCGTCCTTCCTGCGGCTGGGCTCCTGGAACGTGGTGATGTTTGTGTCATACGAGCAGCTGCAGCGCGCCATGGTGCTGGCGCGGCCGGCCCTGGCGTGA
- the LOC138116946 gene encoding putative mitochondrial transporter UCP3 isoform X2: MRSPGSSTNPSSPSSPSATMVGLKPPEVPPPAAVKFVSAGMAGCIADLFTFPLDTAKVRLQIQGEVRIPRTISSVEYRGVLGTLSTMVRTEGARSLYSGLVAGLQRQMSFASIRIGLYDSVKQLYTPKGTENTGMVVRLLAGCTTGAVAVTCAQPTDVVKVRFQASGALSDSARRYSGTMDAYRTIAREEGFRGLWRGCSRRGCDQHSQCHHPPAQGRCPTSPAMPSSTVGSSSPTTSSRTRCCGHSS, translated from the exons ATGCGCTCTCCCGGCTCCTCCACAAAcccctcctctccttccagcccctctgccaccATGGTGGGTCTGAAGCCCCCCGAGGTGCCCCCGCCAGCCGCCGTGAAGTTCGTCAGCGCGGGGATGGCCGGATGCATCGCTGACCTGTTCACCTTTCCCCTGGATACCGCCAAAGTGCGGCTGCAG ATCCAGGGTGAGGTGAGGATCCCCCGGACCATCAGCTCTGTGGAATACCGGGGTGTTTTGGGGAcactgagcaccatggtgaggACAGAGGGAGCCCGCAGCCTCTACAGTGGGCTGGTGGCTGGGCTGCAGCGCCAGATGAGCTTCGCCTCCATCCGCATCGGGCTGTATGACTCTGTGAAGCAGCTCTACACCCCCAAGGGCACTGAGA ACACAGGCATGGTCGTGAGACTCCTGGCTGGCTGCACCACGGGAGCTGTGGCCGTGACCTGTGCCCAGCCCACCGACGTGGTCAAGGTCCGGTTCCAGGCCAGTGGGGCGCTGTCAGACAGTGCCCGCCGGTACAGTGGCACCATGGATGCCTATCGCACCATCGCCAGGGAGGAGGGGTTCCGCGGGCTCTGGAGAG ggtgctccaggaGGGGCTGTGACCAGcattcccagtgccaccaccctcCTGCCCAGGGACGCTGCCCAACATCGCCCGCAATGCCATCATCAACTGTGGGGAGCTCGTCACCTACGACCTCCTCAAGGACGCGCTGCTGCGGGCACAGCTCATGA